A section of the Pseudomonas sp. Q1-7 genome encodes:
- a CDS encoding fimbrial protein: MNISMKGLLAAAVSCVLANSAMAADGTINFTGEITAASCSMTGTGVGGSQGNQTIAVNLGKVSIDSLGGTAGGGVTAATDINLSLDCGNTGTGLNTVSLRFDPKTGSGIDANNVNLLKTNGTATGVGIGLYDSNNKLLNLTANETIDAPLTQSGSNFSAKLDFRAGYVKSGSATPTAGTANGTLPFTLTYK; the protein is encoded by the coding sequence GTGAATATCTCCATGAAAGGCCTGCTGGCCGCAGCCGTATCCTGTGTACTGGCAAACAGCGCAATGGCTGCCGACGGCACCATCAACTTCACCGGTGAAATCACCGCCGCCTCCTGCAGCATGACCGGCACCGGCGTAGGTGGCAGCCAGGGCAACCAGACCATCGCCGTCAACCTGGGCAAGGTCTCCATCGACTCCCTCGGCGGCACCGCCGGCGGCGGTGTCACCGCTGCTACTGACATCAACCTGAGCCTGGACTGCGGCAACACCGGCACCGGCCTGAACACCGTCAGCCTGCGTTTCGACCCGAAAACCGGCTCCGGCATCGACGCCAACAACGTCAACCTGCTGAAAACCAACGGCACCGCCACCGGCGTTGGTATTGGCCTCTACGACAGCAACAACAAACTGCTGAACCTGACCGCCAACGAAACCATCGATGCCCCGTTGACCCAGAGCGGCTCCAACTTCAGCGCCAAGCTGGACTTCCGCGCTGGCTACGTGAAGTCCGGCTCCGCCACCCCCACGGCCGGTACCGCCAATGGCACCCTGCCGTTCACCCTGACTTACAAGTAA
- the xerC gene encoding tyrosine recombinase XerC, giving the protein MQADLDAYLNHLRSERQVSAHTLDGYHRDLLRVRALCDKFGIAEWKDLDVRSLRGFIARLHADGLSSRSLARLLSAVRGLYRYLIREGRCRHDPANGLAAPKGARRLPRALDADRAQQLLDGAVEDSFIARRDQAMLELFYSSGLRLSELVGLDLDGLDLAAGLVRVRGKGNKTRELPVGSKAREALERWLPLRAAANPGERAVFISQQGRRLTPRAVRLRVRQAGVRELGQHLHPHMLRHSFASHMLESSQDLRAVQELLGHADISTTQIYTHLDFQHLASVYDQAHPRAKRRGADE; this is encoded by the coding sequence ATGCAAGCCGACCTGGACGCCTACCTGAACCACCTGCGCAGCGAGCGACAGGTTTCGGCCCACACCCTGGACGGCTACCACCGCGACTTGCTCAGGGTCCGCGCACTCTGCGACAAGTTCGGCATCGCCGAGTGGAAGGACCTGGACGTGCGCAGCCTGCGTGGCTTCATCGCCCGGCTGCACGCGGATGGCCTGTCCAGCCGCAGCCTGGCCCGCCTGCTCTCGGCCGTGCGAGGCCTCTACCGCTACCTGATCCGCGAAGGCCGCTGCCGCCACGACCCGGCCAACGGGCTCGCCGCACCCAAGGGCGCCCGCCGCCTGCCCCGCGCGCTGGACGCCGACCGCGCCCAGCAGTTGCTGGACGGTGCCGTGGAAGACAGCTTCATCGCCCGTCGCGACCAGGCCATGCTGGAACTGTTCTACTCCTCCGGACTGCGCCTGTCCGAACTGGTGGGCCTGGACCTCGACGGCCTCGACCTCGCCGCCGGCCTGGTGCGGGTTCGCGGCAAGGGCAACAAGACCCGCGAACTGCCGGTGGGCAGCAAAGCCCGCGAAGCGCTGGAGCGCTGGTTGCCCCTGCGAGCCGCGGCCAACCCCGGCGAACGCGCGGTGTTCATCAGCCAGCAAGGCCGCCGCCTGACACCCCGCGCCGTCCGCCTGCGGGTGCGCCAGGCGGGCGTTCGTGAACTGGGCCAACATCTGCACCCGCACATGCTGCGGCATTCCTTCGCCAGTCATATGCTGGAGTCATCCCAGGACCTGCGGGCGGTTCAGGAACTGCTCGGCCATGCCGATATCTCCACCACGCAGATCTACACCCACCTGGACTTCCAGCACCTGGCCTCGGTCTACGACCAGGCCCATCCGCGGGCCAAACGACGGGGAGCAGACGAATGA
- the glnK gene encoding P-II family nitrogen regulator → MKLVTAIIKPFKLDDVRESLSEIGVQGITVTEVKGFGRQKGHTELYRGAEYVVDFLPKVKIDVAIADDQLDRVIEAITKAANTGKIGDGKIFVVNLEQAIRIRTGETGTDAI, encoded by the coding sequence ATGAAGCTAGTCACCGCCATCATCAAGCCTTTCAAGCTCGACGACGTGCGCGAGTCGTTGTCGGAGATCGGCGTGCAGGGCATTACGGTCACCGAGGTCAAGGGCTTCGGGCGGCAAAAGGGCCACACCGAGCTGTACCGTGGCGCTGAGTACGTTGTCGATTTCCTGCCGAAGGTGAAGATCGACGTCGCCATCGCCGACGATCAACTGGACCGCGTGATCGAGGCCATCACCAAGGCAGCCAATACCGGCAAGATCGGTGACGGCAAGATTTTCGTCGTCAATCTGGAACAGGCTATCCGTATCCGTACCGGCGAAACCGGCACAGACGCGATCTAA
- a CDS encoding accessory factor UbiK family protein — translation MLPPKALLDTLASTASRLFSSDSPLPRAEVETQFKALLQSAFGKLDLVSRDEFDSQMVVLARTRARLEALEAKVAELEAKLNPPPAE, via the coding sequence ATGCTGCCGCCCAAAGCCCTGCTCGATACCCTCGCCTCCACGGCCTCGCGCCTGTTCAGCAGCGACAGTCCGCTGCCCCGCGCTGAAGTCGAGACCCAGTTCAAGGCGCTGCTGCAGAGTGCCTTCGGCAAGCTCGACCTGGTCAGCCGCGACGAGTTCGACAGCCAGATGGTGGTCCTCGCCCGTACCCGCGCGCGCCTGGAAGCGCTGGAGGCAAAGGTTGCGGAACTGGAAGCCAAGCTGAACCCGCCGCCGGCGGAGTGA
- the sutA gene encoding transcriptional regulator SutA: MSDEELEQDELESADEDEGEELAAADDSDSDDDGEAAAPAGKKAKAAVEVEEMPSIEAKQKERDALAKAMEEFLARGGKVQEVEPNVVADPPKKPDSKYGSRPI; the protein is encoded by the coding sequence ATGAGCGACGAAGAACTGGAACAAGACGAGCTGGAATCGGCCGACGAGGACGAAGGCGAGGAACTGGCTGCAGCCGATGATTCCGACAGCGACGACGATGGCGAGGCCGCCGCCCCTGCGGGCAAGAAGGCCAAGGCCGCCGTCGAGGTCGAGGAGATGCCCAGCATCGAGGCCAAGCAGAAAGAGCGTGATGCCCTGGCCAAGGCCATGGAAGAGTTCCTGGCCCGTGGTGGCAAAGTGCAGGAGGTCGAGCCCAACGTGGTAGCCGACCCGCCAAAGAAGCCGGACAGCAAGTACGGCAGCCGCCCCATCTGA
- a CDS encoding TlpA disulfide reductase family protein gives MTSLNLGPFAIPTQHALLYLGFFAALFAGWLAGRKRKANPEGALFAMLISGLLAARLAFAGNYFEHYSAAPLSLVDIRDGGFLPWPGLVVAALVGAGLAWRNPGLRHSLAIALLVGGGLWGGAQAMVSALERSRELPALSLMDLQGRPVALRELDGRPLVINLWATWCPPCRREMPVLEAAQKAHPDVRFLLVNQGEYADVVTRYLTGQGLAPSGVLLDSGNRLGQATGSFGLPTTLFYDPDGRLQHSHMGELSSASLTHGLRQLADKQP, from the coding sequence ATGACCAGCCTCAACCTCGGCCCATTCGCCATCCCCACCCAGCACGCGCTGCTTTACCTCGGCTTCTTCGCGGCCCTGTTCGCGGGCTGGCTGGCCGGCCGCAAGCGCAAGGCCAATCCCGAGGGAGCGCTGTTCGCCATGCTGATAAGCGGCCTGCTGGCGGCGCGACTGGCTTTCGCCGGGAACTACTTCGAGCACTACAGCGCGGCGCCGCTGAGCCTTGTGGATATCCGTGACGGCGGTTTCCTGCCCTGGCCGGGACTGGTCGTCGCGGCCCTGGTGGGCGCCGGGCTCGCCTGGCGCAATCCGGGCCTTCGCCATTCGCTGGCCATCGCCCTGCTGGTGGGTGGCGGCCTGTGGGGAGGCGCCCAGGCGATGGTCTCGGCGCTGGAGCGCAGTCGGGAACTTCCGGCACTGAGCCTGATGGACCTGCAAGGTCGGCCGGTGGCGCTGCGTGAGCTGGACGGCCGCCCGCTGGTGATCAATCTCTGGGCCACCTGGTGCCCGCCGTGCCGCCGCGAAATGCCCGTGCTGGAGGCCGCGCAAAAGGCCCATCCGGACGTGCGCTTCCTGCTGGTCAACCAGGGCGAATACGCCGACGTGGTGACCCGCTACCTCACCGGACAAGGCCTGGCCCCCAGCGGCGTGCTGCTGGACAGCGGCAACCGACTGGGCCAGGCCACAGGTTCCTTCGGCCTGCCCACCACGCTCTTCTATGACCCGGACGGCCGGCTACAGCACAGCCACATGGGGGAGCTTTCCAGCGCCAGCCTCACCCATGGCCTGCGGCAACTGGCCGATAAACAGCCCTGA
- a CDS encoding secondary thiamine-phosphate synthase enzyme YjbQ, translated as MWRQTLITLRPRPRGFHLVTAEILAALPELRRYRVGLLHLWLQHTSASLTVNENADPAVRRDFERFFNRLVPQGESDYEHDDEGPDDLPAHFKGSLLGCQVSLPVRDGQLAMGTWQGIYLGEHRDQGGARRVLATLHGESP; from the coding sequence ATGTGGCGGCAGACCCTGATCACCTTGCGTCCGAGGCCGCGTGGCTTCCATCTGGTCACCGCGGAAATCCTCGCAGCGTTGCCGGAACTGCGGCGTTACCGCGTCGGTCTGTTGCACCTCTGGCTGCAGCACACGTCGGCTTCCCTGACGGTGAATGAGAACGCCGACCCGGCCGTGCGGCGGGACTTCGAGCGGTTCTTCAATCGCCTGGTGCCCCAGGGTGAAAGCGACTATGAACATGATGATGAAGGGCCGGACGATCTGCCCGCGCACTTCAAGGGCAGTCTGCTGGGCTGCCAGGTGAGCCTGCCGGTCCGCGACGGACAACTGGCAATGGGCACCTGGCAAGGTATCTACCTGGGGGAACACCGCGACCAGGGCGGTGCCCGCCGGGTGTTGGCGACCTTGCACGGCGAGTCGCCCTGA
- a CDS encoding HAD family hydrolase, with protein sequence MSIQLITFDLDDTLWDNRPVIEGAEAAMRDWLMEHTPALGTLPVEHLWAIRGEVLAAEPSLKHRLSELRRRTLRRALEGVGYSAEDAVDLAEGAFQAMLQARHRITFYADTVPTLERLAIRYSLGVITNGNADVRRLGLADYFKFALCAEELGIGKPDPMPFLEALKRAGVSAGEAVHIGDHPADDVEGARRAGLRAIWFNPQGKEWSGEQLPDAEITSLAELPDMLARLARWH encoded by the coding sequence ATGAGCATCCAGCTGATCACTTTCGACCTGGACGACACCCTCTGGGACAACCGCCCGGTGATCGAGGGCGCCGAAGCGGCCATGCGCGACTGGCTGATGGAACACACCCCGGCCCTGGGCACCCTGCCGGTGGAGCACCTCTGGGCCATTCGCGGCGAGGTCCTGGCCGCCGAGCCCAGCCTCAAGCACCGCCTCAGCGAACTGCGCCGCCGCACCCTGCGCCGTGCGCTGGAAGGCGTCGGTTACTCCGCCGAGGACGCCGTGGACCTGGCCGAGGGCGCCTTCCAGGCCATGCTCCAGGCCCGCCACCGCATCACCTTCTACGCCGATACGGTGCCTACCCTGGAACGCCTGGCCATCCGCTACAGCCTGGGCGTCATCACCAATGGCAACGCCGATGTACGCCGCCTGGGCCTGGCCGACTACTTCAAGTTCGCCCTGTGCGCCGAGGAACTGGGCATCGGCAAACCGGACCCGATGCCCTTCCTCGAAGCCCTGAAACGCGCAGGCGTCAGCGCCGGGGAAGCCGTACACATCGGCGACCACCCGGCCGACGACGTCGAAGGCGCCCGCCGCGCCGGCCTGCGCGCGATCTGGTTCAACCCACAGGGCAAGGAATGGAGCGGCGAACAGCTGCCAGACGCGGAGATCACTAGCCTGGCCGAACTGCCCGACATGCTCGCACGTCTCGCCCGTTGGCATTGA
- a CDS encoding YifB family Mg chelatase-like AAA ATPase: MSLAIVHSRAQVGVEAPAVTVEAHLANGLPSLTLVGLPETAVKESKDRVRSAIQNSGFDFPPRRITLNLAPADLPKDGGRFDLAIALGVLAASGQLPASALEEIECLGELALSGALRPVQGVLPAALAARAAGRTLVVPRENAEEASLASGLKVLAAGHLLELTAHFAGHTPLAPYAATGLLQERPPYPDLADVQGQAAAKRALLVAAAGSHNLLFCGPPGTGKTLLASRLPGLLPPLEEQEALEVAAIHSVASHAPLQAWPQRPFRQPHHSASGAALVGGGSRPKPGEITLAHQGVLFLDELPEFDRKVLEVLREPLESGEIVIARAHDKVRFPARFQLVAAMNPCPCGYLGDPGGRCRCTPEQIQRYRTRLSGPLLDRIDLHLTVAREATALEPPASTGPGSAEAAAEVARARRVQLQRQGCANAFLDLKGLRQHCALASADRLWLEQACERLNLSLRAAHRLLKVARTLADLEQVERIARHHLGEALQYRPEPQP; encoded by the coding sequence ATGTCCCTGGCCATCGTCCACAGTCGCGCGCAGGTCGGCGTCGAAGCCCCTGCCGTGACCGTCGAAGCCCACCTCGCCAACGGTTTGCCGTCCCTGACCCTCGTGGGCCTGCCGGAGACCGCCGTGAAAGAGAGCAAGGACCGCGTGCGCAGCGCGATCCAGAACAGCGGTTTCGACTTCCCACCCCGCCGCATCACCCTCAACCTCGCCCCGGCGGACCTGCCCAAGGATGGCGGTCGCTTCGACCTCGCCATCGCCCTCGGCGTGCTCGCCGCCAGCGGCCAACTGCCGGCCAGCGCCCTGGAAGAGATCGAATGCCTGGGCGAGCTGGCCCTCTCCGGCGCCCTGCGCCCGGTGCAGGGCGTACTGCCCGCCGCACTGGCCGCACGCGCCGCCGGGCGCACCCTGGTGGTGCCACGGGAAAATGCCGAGGAGGCCAGCCTGGCCAGTGGCCTGAAGGTGCTGGCCGCCGGGCACCTGCTGGAACTGACCGCGCACTTCGCCGGGCACACGCCCCTGGCCCCCTACGCCGCGACGGGTCTGCTGCAGGAACGCCCGCCCTACCCCGACCTGGCCGACGTCCAGGGCCAGGCCGCCGCCAAGCGTGCCCTGCTGGTCGCCGCGGCCGGCTCCCACAACCTGCTGTTCTGCGGGCCGCCGGGCACCGGCAAGACCCTGCTCGCCAGCCGTTTGCCCGGCCTGCTGCCGCCCCTGGAAGAACAGGAAGCCCTGGAAGTGGCCGCCATCCATTCGGTGGCCAGCCACGCACCGTTGCAGGCCTGGCCGCAACGGCCGTTCCGGCAGCCGCATCACAGCGCCTCCGGCGCCGCGCTGGTGGGCGGCGGCAGTCGCCCAAAACCCGGCGAGATCACCCTGGCCCACCAGGGTGTTCTGTTCCTCGACGAATTGCCGGAGTTCGATCGCAAGGTGCTGGAAGTTCTTCGCGAACCCCTGGAAAGCGGCGAAATCGTCATCGCCCGTGCCCATGACAAGGTGCGTTTCCCTGCGCGCTTCCAACTGGTCGCGGCCATGAACCCCTGCCCCTGTGGATATCTCGGCGACCCCGGCGGACGCTGCCGCTGCACCCCGGAGCAGATCCAGCGCTACCGCACCAGGCTGTCTGGCCCGCTGCTGGATCGCATCGACCTGCACCTGACCGTCGCCCGCGAAGCCACCGCCCTGGAGCCGCCCGCCAGTACCGGCCCCGGCAGCGCGGAAGCGGCCGCCGAAGTGGCGCGGGCGCGGCGTGTGCAGCTCCAGCGCCAGGGCTGCGCCAATGCCTTCCTCGACCTCAAGGGCCTGCGCCAGCATTGCGCCCTGGCCAGCGCCGACCGCCTCTGGCTGGAACAGGCCTGCGAACGCCTCAACCTGTCCCTGCGCGCCGCCCATCGACTGCTTAAAGTGGCGCGCACCCTGGCCGACCTGGAGCAGGTCGAGCGGATCGCCCGCCATCACCTGGGAGAAGCCCTGCAATATCGGCCCGAGCCCCAGCCTTGA
- a CDS encoding ammonium transporter: MTLRKAAGLGALLSLVTPGLAMAADEVALNSGDTAWMLTATALVLFMTIPGLALFYGGMVRSKNVLSVMMQCFAITGLISILWVLYGYSLAFDTTGMEKGVVNFSSFFGGFSKAFLSGVGVDSLVAAFPESVFITFQMTFAIITPALIVGAFAERMKFSAMLIFMAVWFTLVYAPIAHMVWSGDGALMWDWGVLDFAGGTVVHINAGVAGLVACLVLGKRKGYPTTPMAPHNLGYTLVGAAMLWIGWFGFNAGSAIAANGTAGMAMLVTQIATAAAALSWMFAEWLTHGKPSALGIASGVVAGLVAITPAAGTVGPMGALIIGLVAGVICYFCATSLKRKLGYDDSLDAFGVHGIGGIVGALLTGIFAAPALGGFGSVDDIGAQFFIQLKGVVVTVVYTGIVTFVILKVLDVVMGLRVNEEEETVGLDLAQHNERGYNL; this comes from the coding sequence ATGACTCTGCGTAAAGCCGCAGGGCTAGGAGCCCTTTTGTCCCTCGTTACCCCCGGCCTGGCCATGGCCGCCGACGAGGTTGCGCTGAACAGCGGTGACACGGCGTGGATGCTGACCGCTACCGCGCTGGTGCTGTTCATGACCATTCCCGGCCTGGCGCTGTTCTACGGCGGCATGGTGCGTTCCAAGAACGTTCTGTCGGTGATGATGCAGTGCTTCGCCATCACTGGCCTGATCAGCATCCTCTGGGTGCTCTACGGCTACAGCCTGGCGTTCGATACCACCGGCATGGAGAAGGGGGTAGTCAACTTCAGCTCCTTCTTCGGTGGCTTCTCCAAGGCCTTCCTCAGCGGTGTGGGTGTGGACAGCCTCGTAGCGGCGTTCCCCGAGAGCGTGTTCATCACCTTCCAGATGACCTTCGCCATCATCACCCCGGCCCTGATCGTGGGTGCGTTCGCCGAGCGCATGAAATTCTCCGCCATGCTGATCTTCATGGCCGTCTGGTTCACCCTGGTCTATGCGCCCATCGCCCACATGGTGTGGAGCGGCGACGGCGCCCTGATGTGGGACTGGGGCGTGCTGGACTTCGCCGGTGGCACCGTGGTGCACATCAACGCCGGTGTGGCCGGTCTGGTGGCTTGCCTGGTGCTGGGCAAGCGCAAGGGCTATCCGACCACCCCGATGGCTCCGCACAACCTGGGTTACACCCTGGTCGGCGCCGCCATGCTGTGGATCGGCTGGTTCGGCTTCAACGCCGGCTCCGCCATCGCCGCCAACGGCACCGCTGGCATGGCCATGCTGGTGACCCAGATCGCCACCGCCGCCGCGGCCCTGAGCTGGATGTTCGCCGAGTGGCTGACCCACGGTAAGCCGAGCGCCCTGGGTATCGCCTCCGGTGTGGTCGCCGGCCTGGTTGCGATCACTCCGGCTGCCGGCACCGTCGGCCCGATGGGGGCGCTGATCATCGGCCTGGTCGCCGGCGTGATCTGCTACTTCTGCGCCACCAGCCTGAAGCGCAAGCTGGGCTACGACGACTCCCTGGACGCCTTCGGCGTGCACGGCATCGGCGGCATCGTCGGCGCCCTGCTGACCGGTATCTTCGCCGCGCCGGCCCTGGGTGGCTTCGGCAGCGTGGACGACATCGGCGCCCAGTTCTTCATCCAGCTCAAGGGCGTGGTCGTGACCGTGGTCTACACCGGTATCGTGACCTTCGTGATCCTGAAGGTGCTGGACGTGGTCATGGGCCTGCGTGTCAACGAAGAGGAAGAGACTGTCGGCCTCGACCTGGCCCAGCACAACGAGCGCGGCTACAACCTCTGA
- a CDS encoding fimbrial biogenesis chaperone — translation MKLLSSRTLWAGLLLLSSGLANAGITLGGTRVVLQAPAKEASILVKNQAPQDVMIQSWIEAESAAVTAEVPFAITPPLSRLGANKQQTLRILFQGQGLPTDRESVFRLNVQEIPQKSKSDNSLQIALRQRIKVFYRPVGLPGAVADAPKELQWRLTRQGGKAMVEVTNNSAFHVSFASVKLQNGSKSYDVSADMVPPKSKQSLDIKGLPANVSAGGMKVEFQNVNDYGATETHSSPLTN, via the coding sequence ATGAAACTACTGTCATCCAGAACTCTCTGGGCCGGCCTCCTGTTGCTGTCTTCCGGCCTGGCCAACGCGGGTATCACGCTGGGCGGCACCCGTGTCGTGCTGCAGGCCCCCGCCAAGGAAGCGTCGATCCTGGTGAAGAACCAGGCCCCCCAGGACGTCATGATCCAGTCCTGGATAGAAGCCGAAAGCGCCGCTGTCACCGCGGAAGTGCCCTTCGCCATCACCCCGCCCCTCAGCCGACTGGGGGCCAACAAGCAGCAGACCTTGCGCATCCTGTTCCAAGGCCAGGGCCTCCCGACGGACCGCGAATCCGTGTTCCGCCTGAACGTCCAGGAAATTCCGCAGAAATCGAAGTCCGACAACTCCCTGCAGATCGCCTTGCGCCAGCGCATCAAGGTGTTCTACCGCCCGGTCGGCTTGCCGGGGGCCGTCGCCGATGCGCCCAAGGAACTGCAATGGCGCCTGACCCGGCAAGGCGGAAAGGCCATGGTGGAAGTGACCAATAACTCGGCCTTCCATGTGTCTTTCGCCAGTGTGAAGTTACAGAACGGCAGCAAGTCCTACGACGTATCGGCGGATATGGTCCCGCCCAAGTCGAAGCAAAGCCTCGATATCAAAGGACTGCCCGCCAATGTTTCGGCCGGCGGTATGAAGGTTGAATTCCAGAACGTAAATGATTACGGCGCAACCGAAACGCACTCCAGCCCCCTGACTAACTGA